The following are encoded together in the Leisingera caerulea DSM 24564 genome:
- the cofE gene encoding coenzyme F420-0:L-glutamate ligase — MSLSVSLTAVPGVPDIRNGDDLGAILGDCLEQAGLGLQDGDILCIAQKVFSKAEDCIIPLASVTPSDEAVKYGEELNKDPRKVEIVLRESTRVVRAFRRPDQNTGTMICEHRLGFISANAAVDESNFGEEDAAMVLPRDPDASCERLRTSLAARFGAQIGVVMTDTFGRPWRLGQINVAIGLSKVPATIQEQGNLDAWGRPLQVTEPALADEISAASGLVVRKNGKTPAVLLRGLDWQPADSRGADILRKKQEDMFR; from the coding sequence ATGAGTCTGTCCGTCTCCCTCACCGCCGTGCCCGGCGTGCCGGATATCCGGAACGGCGACGATCTGGGCGCGATCCTGGGTGATTGCCTGGAGCAGGCCGGGCTTGGCCTGCAGGACGGCGATATCCTGTGCATCGCGCAGAAGGTGTTCTCCAAGGCCGAGGACTGCATCATCCCGCTGGCCTCGGTCACGCCCTCGGACGAGGCCGTCAAATACGGCGAGGAGCTGAACAAGGACCCGCGCAAGGTGGAGATCGTCCTGCGCGAAAGCACCCGGGTGGTGCGCGCCTTCCGCCGCCCGGATCAGAACACCGGCACGATGATCTGCGAACACCGGCTGGGTTTCATCTCCGCCAATGCCGCGGTGGATGAGTCGAACTTCGGCGAGGAGGACGCGGCGATGGTGCTGCCGCGCGACCCCGACGCCAGCTGCGAGCGTTTGCGCACGTCGCTGGCCGCCCGCTTCGGCGCGCAGATCGGCGTGGTGATGACCGACACCTTCGGCCGCCCCTGGCGGCTGGGCCAGATCAACGTGGCCATCGGGCTGAGCAAGGTCCCGGCCACCATTCAGGAGCAGGGCAACCTGGATGCCTGGGGGCGGCCCTTGCAGGTGACCGAACCGGCGCTGGCCGATGAAATCTCCGCCGCCTCCGGTCTGGTGGTGCGCAAGAACGGAAAAACACCGGCGGTGCTGCTGCGCGGGCTCGACTGGCAGCCCGCCGACAGCCGCGGCGCCGACATACTCAGAAAAAAACAGGAGGATATGTTCAGATGA
- the cofG gene encoding 7,8-didemethyl-8-hydroxy-5-deazariboflavin synthase CofG, which yields MNTQSLSTGTAWAETGDLRALMMRAAGIRDAHWGRTVTYSRKAFVPLTNMCRDTCGYCTFVKHPESPEANIMTPEQVLATAQKGEREGCKELLFSLGEKPELRYEKARKGLEKLGYSRLTDYLRDMCELVLTETSLLPHVNAGTLTDDEIDVLRPVSASMGMMLETVSRRLTRKGQPHYACPDKVPVQRLRTLERAGEKQVPFTTGLLIGIGETFAERIEALHAINNAHARHGHIQEVIIQNFQRKPDIEMANHPEPALEDMLRTIAAARIILAPEISLQAPPNLSARHIAYLEAGINDWGGISPVTIDFINPQHEWPEIRALASSCTGAGFDLRERLTVYPRYLTGDSGFINPGVLARAAGMAQENGLARDQRHIGETA from the coding sequence ATGAACACCCAATCGCTCAGCACAGGCACAGCCTGGGCGGAGACCGGGGATTTGCGCGCCCTGATGATGCGCGCAGCCGGGATCCGCGACGCCCACTGGGGCCGCACGGTCACCTATTCGCGCAAGGCCTTTGTGCCTTTGACCAACATGTGCCGCGACACCTGCGGCTACTGCACCTTCGTCAAGCATCCGGAGTCTCCGGAGGCCAATATCATGACGCCGGAGCAGGTGCTGGCCACCGCACAGAAGGGTGAGCGCGAGGGCTGCAAGGAACTCCTCTTCAGCCTCGGTGAAAAGCCGGAACTGCGTTATGAGAAGGCCCGCAAGGGGCTGGAAAAGCTCGGCTATTCCCGCCTGACCGATTACCTGCGCGACATGTGCGAGCTGGTGCTGACGGAAACCAGCCTGCTGCCGCATGTGAACGCGGGCACCCTCACCGATGACGAGATCGACGTGCTGCGCCCGGTCTCCGCCTCGATGGGGATGATGCTGGAAACCGTGAGCCGCCGCCTGACCCGCAAGGGCCAGCCGCATTATGCCTGCCCCGACAAGGTGCCGGTGCAGCGGCTGCGCACGCTGGAGCGCGCAGGCGAGAAACAGGTGCCCTTCACCACCGGCCTGCTGATCGGCATTGGCGAAACATTTGCCGAGCGGATCGAGGCGCTGCACGCCATCAACAACGCCCACGCCCGCCACGGCCACATCCAGGAAGTGATCATCCAGAACTTCCAGCGCAAGCCGGATATCGAGATGGCGAACCACCCGGAACCGGCGCTGGAGGACATGCTGCGCACCATCGCCGCCGCCCGCATCATCCTGGCACCGGAGATCAGCCTGCAGGCGCCGCCGAACCTCAGCGCCCGCCACATCGCCTATCTGGAGGCAGGCATCAACGACTGGGGCGGCATTTCGCCCGTGACCATCGACTTCATCAACCCGCAGCACGAATGGCCGGAGATCCGAGCGCTGGCAAGCTCCTGCACCGGGGCCGGTTTTGACCTGCGCGAGCGGCTCACCGTTTACCCCCGCTACCTGACCGGGGACAGCGGCTTCATCAACCCCGGCGTGCTGGCCCGTGCGGCCGGCATGGCCCAGGAAAACGGCCTCGCCCGCGATCAGCGCCACATCGGAGAGACAGCATGA
- the cofD gene encoding 2-phospho-L-lactate transferase, translating to MSAQKHKVTLLAGGVGGAKMAEGLAALPDVALSVIGNVADDDEFHGLWVSPDIDTLTYSLGDVIDRNQGWGVADEGHRALETLNKLGADTWMSLGDRDFGLHIYRTMRRLQGDRPSDIARDVARAFGVRAEILLPTDNKVQTRVRTDAGWLSFQEYFVRERCAPDVRELAFDGLAQARPAPEALAAIRQADLIVIAPSNPLVSIAPILGVPGITAALRAARAQKVAVSPFIGGKVVKGPADRMMAALGERADAAGVAARYRGLADTLVIDHADAGLAGEIRAMGLAPVCSDILMKTQDDKARLAREVADLGLARTNRETAA from the coding sequence ATGAGCGCGCAGAAGCATAAGGTCACCCTGCTGGCGGGTGGCGTCGGCGGTGCCAAGATGGCCGAGGGCCTGGCCGCGCTGCCGGATGTGGCGCTGTCGGTGATCGGCAATGTGGCGGATGACGATGAGTTTCACGGCCTCTGGGTCTCGCCCGATATCGACACGCTGACTTACAGCCTGGGTGATGTGATCGACCGCAACCAGGGCTGGGGCGTGGCGGATGAGGGCCACCGGGCGCTGGAGACGCTGAACAAGCTGGGCGCGGACACCTGGATGTCGCTGGGCGACCGCGACTTTGGCCTGCACATCTACCGCACCATGCGCCGCCTGCAGGGCGACCGGCCCAGCGATATCGCCCGCGACGTGGCGCGCGCCTTTGGGGTGCGGGCGGAGATCCTGCTGCCGACAGATAATAAGGTGCAGACACGGGTGCGCACCGATGCGGGCTGGCTGAGCTTCCAGGAGTATTTCGTGCGCGAACGCTGCGCCCCGGACGTGCGGGAGCTGGCCTTTGACGGGCTGGCGCAGGCCCGCCCCGCGCCAGAGGCGCTGGCGGCGATCCGGCAGGCGGATTTGATCGTGATTGCGCCCTCCAACCCGCTGGTCAGCATTGCCCCCATTCTGGGCGTGCCGGGCATCACCGCGGCGCTGCGCGCGGCGCGTGCGCAGAAGGTTGCTGTCAGCCCGTTCATCGGCGGCAAGGTGGTCAAGGGCCCGGCCGACCGCATGATGGCGGCGCTGGGGGAACGGGCCGATGCGGCCGGTGTGGCTGCGCGGTACCGCGGGCTGGCCGATACGCTGGTGATCGACCACGCGGACGCCGGGCTGGCGGGCGAAATCCGCGCGATGGGGCTGGCGCCGGTCTGCAGCGACATTCTGATGAAGACCCAGGACGATAAGGCCCGCCTTGCACGCGAAGTTGCGGATCTGGGCCTTGCCCGCACAAACCGGGAGACGGCGGCATGA
- a CDS encoding Re/Si-specific NAD(P)(+) transhydrogenase subunit alpha has protein sequence MLIGTPRELAAGESRVAMTPDSARQLQKLGYDCAIEAGAGAAAGFSDAAYEAAGVEIIKTPAALWKAADIVAKVRQPDATELKRLTKGKTLISFFNPAGNEEGMALAKAKGANVIAMEMVPRISRAQKMDALSSMANIAGYRAVIEAGNNFGRFFTGQITAAGKVPPAKVLVVGAGVAGLAAIGTSTSLGAVTYAFDVRPEVAEQVESMGAEFVYLDFEEEQQDGSASGGYASVSSPEFREAQLAKFRELAPEMDIVITTALIPNREAPELWTEDMVAAMKPGSVIVDLAAEKGGNCKLTVADEKIVTDNGVTIIGYTDFPSRMAAQSSTLYATNIRHMMADLTPDKDGQVNHDMEDDVIRGATVAFEGEITFPPPPPKVQAIAAKPKETVPELTPEEKRAQEVAAFKAQTKSQVTLLAGGGALLLLVGLFAPVSFMQHFIVFALACFVGFQVIWGVAHSLHTPLMAVTNAISSIIILGALMQIGSGSFLVILLAALSVFMAGINIFGGFLVTRRMLAMFQKS, from the coding sequence GTGCTTATTGGAACGCCAAGGGAGTTGGCGGCTGGAGAGTCGCGCGTTGCGATGACGCCGGACTCTGCGCGTCAGCTGCAGAAGCTGGGGTATGATTGCGCGATCGAGGCCGGGGCCGGGGCGGCGGCGGGGTTTTCCGATGCCGCTTACGAAGCCGCCGGGGTCGAGATCATCAAGACACCGGCCGCGCTGTGGAAAGCCGCCGATATTGTCGCCAAGGTGCGCCAGCCGGACGCCACCGAGCTGAAGCGGCTGACCAAGGGCAAGACGCTGATTTCCTTCTTCAACCCGGCTGGGAACGAAGAAGGCATGGCGCTGGCCAAGGCCAAGGGCGCCAATGTGATCGCCATGGAAATGGTGCCGCGGATCAGCCGCGCGCAGAAGATGGATGCGCTGTCGTCGATGGCCAATATCGCGGGCTACCGCGCGGTCATCGAGGCGGGCAACAACTTCGGCCGCTTCTTCACTGGCCAGATCACCGCGGCAGGCAAGGTGCCGCCCGCCAAGGTGCTGGTGGTCGGCGCAGGCGTCGCGGGGCTTGCCGCGATCGGCACCTCGACCTCGCTGGGCGCGGTGACCTATGCCTTTGACGTGCGCCCCGAAGTGGCCGAGCAGGTGGAATCGATGGGCGCCGAATTCGTCTATCTCGATTTCGAGGAGGAGCAGCAGGACGGCAGCGCCTCGGGCGGCTATGCCTCTGTTTCCTCGCCGGAATTCCGCGAAGCGCAGCTGGCGAAGTTCCGCGAGCTGGCGCCGGAGATGGACATCGTCATCACCACCGCGCTGATCCCCAACCGCGAGGCGCCGGAGCTGTGGACCGAGGATATGGTCGCGGCGATGAAGCCGGGCTCGGTCATCGTCGACCTGGCGGCGGAGAAGGGCGGCAACTGCAAGCTGACCGTGGCGGATGAGAAGATCGTGACCGACAACGGCGTCACCATCATCGGCTACACTGATTTCCCCAGCCGGATGGCGGCGCAGTCCTCGACGCTTTATGCCACCAACATCCGCCACATGATGGCCGACCTCACGCCGGACAAGGACGGCCAGGTCAACCACGACATGGAGGACGACGTGATCCGCGGCGCCACCGTGGCGTTTGAGGGCGAGATCACCTTCCCGCCGCCGCCGCCCAAGGTGCAGGCGATTGCCGCCAAGCCCAAGGAGACGGTGCCGGAGCTGACGCCGGAGGAAAAACGCGCCCAGGAGGTTGCGGCCTTCAAGGCGCAGACCAAGAGCCAGGTCACCCTGCTGGCGGGCGGCGGTGCGCTGCTCTTGCTGGTGGGCCTCTTTGCGCCGGTCAGCTTCATGCAGCATTTCATCGTCTTTGCGCTGGCCTGTTTCGTGGGCTTCCAGGTGATCTGGGGCGTGGCGCACAGCCTGCACACGCCGCTGATGGCGGTGACCAACGCGATCTCCTCGATCATCATCCTGGGCGCTTTGATGCAGATCGGCTCCGGCTCGTTCCTGGTGATCCTGCTGGCGGCGCTCAGCGTCTTCATGGCGGGTATCAACATCTTCGGCGGCTTCCTCGTCACCCGGCGCATGCTCGCCATGTTCCAGAAATCTTAA
- the cofH gene encoding 5-amino-6-(D-ribitylamino)uracil--L-tyrosine 4-hydroxyphenyl transferase CofH gives MTIQHPAENFAAVPAAVGAASAPVRAILEMALEGGEVSEAEGVELFRATGADAVAVYAVADELRRRANGDRVSFVVNRNINFTNICYMGCRFCGFAKRSEDKDAEWLEPEQIVERAQEAWDRGATEVCIQGGLHPKMEGTYYRDIIRAIKAALPDMHIHAFSPFEIWYGASKTKMSYHDFLADLKDAGLGSMPGTAAEILDTEVRMQLTKNKLSAEKWVEIIRAAHEVGIPTTATIMYGHIDGPEHWAAHIRLLRDIQKDTGGFTELVPLSFVHTESPLWSQNPDKVRPGPTALEVDLMHAVSRIMLHGWIDNIQVSWTKLGAARAQQMLSRGVNDLGGTLMNESISRSAGSAHGQEITARELTEIIRAAGRVPVRRNTIYEIRDVYVDHDPEVIAPLVDRQGSDPLAFLEMFPERGPKLEAAE, from the coding sequence ATGACCATCCAGCACCCCGCCGAGAATTTTGCCGCGGTCCCGGCTGCCGTCGGCGCCGCCTCCGCCCCGGTCCGCGCCATTCTGGAGATGGCGCTGGAGGGCGGCGAAGTGTCCGAAGCCGAAGGCGTCGAGCTGTTCCGCGCCACCGGCGCTGACGCCGTGGCCGTCTATGCCGTGGCCGACGAGCTGCGCCGCCGCGCCAATGGCGACCGCGTCTCCTTTGTGGTGAACCGCAACATCAACTTCACCAACATCTGCTATATGGGCTGCCGCTTCTGCGGTTTTGCCAAGCGCAGCGAGGACAAGGACGCCGAGTGGCTGGAGCCCGAACAGATCGTCGAGCGCGCGCAGGAGGCCTGGGACCGCGGTGCGACCGAGGTCTGCATCCAGGGCGGCCTGCATCCCAAGATGGAGGGAACCTACTACCGCGACATTATCCGCGCCATCAAGGCAGCGCTGCCGGACATGCATATCCATGCCTTCTCGCCGTTTGAGATCTGGTATGGCGCGTCCAAGACCAAGATGTCCTATCACGACTTCCTGGCGGATCTGAAAGACGCCGGTCTCGGCTCGATGCCCGGCACCGCGGCGGAGATCCTGGATACCGAAGTGCGGATGCAGCTGACCAAGAACAAGCTGAGCGCCGAAAAATGGGTGGAGATCATCCGCGCCGCGCATGAGGTCGGCATCCCCACCACCGCCACCATCATGTACGGCCATATCGACGGGCCTGAGCACTGGGCCGCGCACATCAGGCTACTGCGCGACATCCAGAAGGATACCGGCGGCTTCACCGAGCTGGTGCCGCTCTCCTTTGTGCATACCGAATCGCCGCTTTGGTCGCAGAACCCGGACAAAGTGCGCCCCGGCCCGACTGCGCTGGAGGTGGACCTGATGCACGCGGTGTCGCGCATCATGCTGCACGGCTGGATCGACAATATCCAAGTGAGCTGGACCAAGCTGGGCGCGGCGCGGGCACAGCAGATGCTGTCACGCGGGGTCAACGACCTGGGCGGCACGCTGATGAACGAAAGCATCTCGCGCTCGGCCGGGTCTGCCCACGGGCAGGAGATCACAGCGCGCGAACTGACAGAGATCATCCGCGCCGCGGGCCGGGTGCCGGTGCGCCGCAACACCATTTACGAGATCCGCGACGTCTATGTCGATCACGATCCCGAGGTGATCGCGCCACTGGTGGACCGTCAGGGCAGCGACCCGCTGGCGTTTCTGGAAATGTTCCCCGAACGCGGGCCCAAGCTGGAGGCGGCAGAATGA
- the cofC gene encoding 2-phospho-L-lactate guanylyltransferase codes for MSAAVKCSKRLAVIPMKDPSRAKTRLSMALAPRDREALARGLFRSTITRLQEAVAMLPEGAADIAVVSNSPVIARIARQAGLICIDDNDPGTLSLAVEAAADWATAKGYEALCVLPGDLADPSPDDLAQLLAYPLDGTRAVLCPATDLGTNALLVPLPCPFAFAYGQKSLIAHRRAAEIAGLCPVVLPLDSLRIDVDTAEDLSCLLAQDPQALVREGAR; via the coding sequence ATGAGCGCGGCGGTGAAATGCAGCAAGCGGCTGGCGGTGATCCCGATGAAGGACCCCTCCAGGGCCAAGACGCGGTTGAGCATGGCGCTGGCGCCGCGGGACCGCGAAGCGCTGGCCCGGGGGCTGTTCCGCTCCACCATCACGCGGCTGCAGGAGGCGGTTGCCATGCTGCCCGAAGGCGCCGCCGACATTGCCGTGGTGTCCAACAGCCCGGTGATTGCGCGGATCGCGCGCCAGGCCGGGCTGATCTGCATCGACGACAACGACCCCGGCACCCTGTCGCTGGCGGTGGAGGCAGCAGCGGATTGGGCAACGGCCAAAGGGTATGAGGCACTGTGCGTGCTGCCGGGCGATCTGGCGGACCCGTCGCCGGACGATCTGGCCCAGCTTCTGGCCTATCCGCTGGACGGCACCCGCGCGGTGCTGTGCCCGGCGACCGACCTTGGCACCAACGCGCTTTTGGTGCCGCTGCCCTGCCCCTTTGCCTTTGCCTACGGGCAGAAGTCGCTGATCGCCCACCGGCGTGCGGCAGAAATTGCGGGCCTTTGCCCGGTGGTGCTGCCGCTGGACAGCCTGCGTATTGATGTCGACACCGCCGAGGATCTCAGCTGCCTGCTGGCGCAGGACCCGCAGGCGCTGGTGCGGGAGGGCGCGCGATGA